The Flavobacterium psychrotrophum region CTGTGTAAGCCTCCATACGGCGTGCATCTATCATTGGCACGATAATACCTTCTGTAATTTTTATCTTTCGGGCAAGAAGCTCCAGTGTGTCTACAGCAATAAGCGGAATATTGAGCGCGTAACAAAGACCCTTAGCCGCAGATACACCTATGCGTAACCCGGTATAAGAACCCGGCCCTTTGCTTACGGCTATAGCAGTAAGATCGGCAAAAGCAATTCCGGTTTCTTTAAGCACCTCTTCTATAAAAACATGCAGCTTTTCGGCATGGGCATAGCCTTCGCCCGCATATTCTATTACCGCACGGTTAATACCATCTTCCGCTACAGCAACTGAGCAGTTTTTTGTAGCGGTTTCAATATTCAAAATAAAAGCCATAAATTTATCCTTTTGCCTTAACCGTTATTTTATCTCCGGGGTTCAGGTCCTTAGTAACTGTTGCATAAGGCCCGGTAATAATTTCATCTCCCTTTTTAAGACCCGATAATATCTCTATATTAGTATCATCCTGTATACCGGTTTTTATTACGCGTAATACTGCCTTGTCGCCAGATTTTACAAACACGCACTCAAACTTTTGTCCGGCTTTTCCACTTGCTTTCTCCTGCTCTTTTTCCTTGAGTTCTTTTACCGCATCATGGCTTGCCGACAGGGTGTCAGATTTTATGACTACTGCGCTGATAGGCACTGCAAGTATGTCTACCCTTTTTTCTGTAATAATATCTACAGTAGCGGTCATACCCGGCCTGAATGGCGAATAGTTAGCCGGTTTACCTTTTGTCATCTCTTCGTAAGACTCTTTAAGTATACGTACCTTAACTTTAAAGTTTGTAACCTGGTCTGCGGTAATATCGCTACTTGCAGAATTAGATATGCTGGTAACAACACCTTTAAATACACGCTTCAGGTAAGCATCAACTTCTATGTTAGCTTCATCGCCTATGTCTATCTTTACAATATCATTCTCGTTAACATCAACTTCAACCTCCATATTGTTCAGGTTAGCCACCCTTAAAATTTCGGTACCCGTCATTTGCTGTGTACCCACTACCCTTTCACCAAGCTCTGTGTCAAGCTTAGAGATGGTACCGTCTACCGGA contains the following coding sequences:
- the tsaB gene encoding tRNA (adenosine(37)-N6)-threonylcarbamoyltransferase complex dimerization subunit type 1 TsaB codes for the protein MAFILNIETATKNCSVAVAEDGINRAVIEYAGEGYAHAEKLHVFIEEVLKETGIAFADLTAIAVSKGPGSYTGLRIGVSAAKGLCYALNIPLIAVDTLELLARKIKITEGIIVPMIDARRMEAYTAVYSHDYTKVRETKAEIITEDFFAGQPGVVHLIGDGAAKCATILTDAKFVYHQEVLYPSSIEMCALSFDAYKKSDTVDVAYFEPFYLKDFIAGK
- a CDS encoding efflux RND transporter periplasmic adaptor subunit, with translation MSKKAIYYLLGAIIVLIVLLVVLKKNGTLGNNDKGKEVEITTAKAVTLTETVSATGKVQPEVEVKISSEVSGEIIQLPIKEGQAIKKGDLLVRINPDLYESGVSRSSAAMSTARAGLSQSEAQLKEAKANYNRNKTLFDKGVISKSEWDKIVSAYEVAQAAKQSAFYQVESAGASVTEAKDNLNRTAIYSPVDGTISKLDTELGERVVGTQQMTGTEILRVANLNNMEVEVDVNENDIVKIDIGDEANIEVDAYLKRVFKGVVTSISNSASSDITADQVTNFKVKVRILKESYEEMTKGKPANYSPFRPGMTATVDIITEKRVDILAVPISAVVIKSDTLSASHDAVKELKEKEQEKASGKAGQKFECVFVKSGDKAVLRVIKTGIQDDTNIEILSGLKKGDEIITGPYATVTKDLNPGDKITVKAKG